One Manihot esculenta cultivar AM560-2 chromosome 6, M.esculenta_v8, whole genome shotgun sequence DNA segment encodes these proteins:
- the LOC110616660 gene encoding lysine histidine transporter-like 6: MVSSSPPTSKEEQSSIEKWTEGDPARRAKWWYSTFHTVTAMIGAGVLSLPYAMAYLGWGPGTMVLALSWCMTLNTMWQMIQLHECVPGTRFDRYIDLGRHAFGPKLGPWIVLPQQLIVQVGCDIVYMVTGGKCLKKFMEMACETCTPIRQSYWILIFGGIHFLLSQLPNFNSVAGVSLAAAVMSLSYSSIAWLGCLGHGRIDNVSYAYKHTSTADYMFRVFNALGQISFAFAGHAVVLEIQATIPSTPEKPSKIPMWKGAIGAYFINAICYFPVALVGYWAFGQDVDDNVLMALKRPGWLIASANLMVVVHVIGSYQVYAMPVFAMLENMMIKRLNFPPGIALRLVTRTAYVAFTLFAGVTFPFFGDLLGFFGGFGFAPTSYFLPCIMWLIIKKPKRYSTNWFINWASIIIGMFIMVASTIGGFRNIVTDASTYRFYT, from the exons ATggtttcttcttctcctcccaCTTCCAAG GAAGAGCAGTCGTCCATTGAGAAATGGACGGAAGGCGATCCCGCTCGCCGAGCAAAATGGTGGTACTCAACTTTCCACACTGTCACAGCCATGATAGGTGCAGGTGTTCTCAGTCTGCCCTACGCTATGGCTTACTTAGGCTG GGGACCGGGGACAATGGTTTTAGCGTTATCATGGTGCATGACCTTGAACACGATGTGGCAAATGATACAGCTGCATGAATGCGTTCCAGGGACTCGATTTGATCGTTACATCGATCTTGGAAGGCATGCTTTTGGGCCAAAACTGGGGCCGTGGATTGTGCTGCCTCAGCAGTTGATTGTTCAAGTTGGGTGCGATATTGTGTACATGGTCACCGGAGGAAAATGTCTGAAGAAGTTCATGGAGATGGCCTGTGAAACTTGCACACCTATCAGGCAATCTTACTGGATTTTGATATTTGGTGGCATTCATTTCTTGCTTTCTCAGCTTCCTAATTTCAATTCTGTGGCCGGCGTTTCTTTAGCTGCAGCAGTCATGTCCCTCAG TTATTCAAGCATAGCCTGGCTGGGTTGCTTAGGCCATGGTCGGATTGATAACGTGAGCTACGCATACAAACACACAAGCACAGCTGACTACATGTTTCGTGTGTTTAATGCTCTGGGTcaaatttcttttgcatttgcTGGCCACGCTGTTGTCCTAGAAATCCAAGCTACAATTCCCTCAACACCTGAGAAGCCTTCTAAAATACCCATGTGGAAAGGTGCAATTGGTGCTTATTTCATCAATGCAATTTGCTATTTCCCAGTGGCCCTTGTAGGCTATTGGGCATTTGGACAAGATGTTGATGATAATGTGCTTATGGCACTCAAAAGACCTGGATGGCTCATCGCCTCTGCTAATTTGATGGTGGTGGTTCATGTCATTGGGAGCTACCAG GTTTATGCTATGCCTGTTTTTGCAATGCTGGAGAACATGATGATTAAGAGATTGAACTTCCCACCAGGAATTGCACTTAGACTTGTAACTCGAACTGCTTATGTAG caTTTACTCTGTTCGCCGGAGTCACCTTCCCTTTCTTTGGAGATCTTCTTGGTTTCTttgggggatttggttttgctcccACATCATATTTT CTCCCTTGCATAATGTGGCTGATAATCAAGAAACCCAAGAGATACAGCACCAACTGGTTCATCAACTGG GCTTCCATAATCATTGGAATGTTCATAATGGTAGCGTCTACAATTGGTGGATTCCGGAATATTGTGACTGATGCCTCTACATATAGGTTCTATACATAG